In Hymenobacter gelipurpurascens, one DNA window encodes the following:
- a CDS encoding T9SS type A sorting domain-containing protein, translating into MESLLPYFSPKAFLLTSLLLLGYSLPAAQAQTPFFGSAISVGTTKGQGESYVGGTAIDAQGNTYVAGGFAGHLHFGSKELISRAGGKDVFVAKFDAAGNTLWAVSAGSDSYDDATGLALDGKGNVYITGQYYGQALFGAFWLPDAQGARPGNVFAAKLTSSGSWEWATHGGGDGNDHGAALYVDAAGNSTIVGGFSSSTATFGALQVTNDPTNPDDQDVFVARLTPSGVWVSAMAVGGPRNDQATNVALDAAGNTYVCGTYSSDGIRFGTRALANSGSAFGDIFIAKLAPTRSWEWAAHAGGTNNETAMGLAIDPDGMVYVSGSYTSPTATFGPVSLANGGAASTMDVYVASLDASGAWRWATRAGGPSSDYSSGLVLTGSGQILITGGFISASVGLGAFTLPNSNATAIGKMDSYVAKLTTQGEWQWALGTLGQEDEEARTLTLAPDGSVSVVGTYWGSPSFGATTLVGNPMFPNVFLAKVYDQGLLASLTTVAPSSGAPGQMVTLTGSGFVGVTDVLFNGTPAASFTVQSATSLEATVPAGATAGPVSVRTSAGLAASAAVVFQPTAVTATTHAATSKLQLYPNPATTFVHLPGLAAGSRVQLVDLVGRPVRTAILASNGRVSVQGLAPGLYTLRATNQQGQHFAGKLLVE; encoded by the coding sequence ATGGAATCACTTTTACCTTATTTTAGCCCGAAGGCCTTCTTACTGACGTCATTGCTCCTTCTGGGGTATAGTCTGCCCGCGGCCCAGGCGCAGACCCCGTTTTTCGGTTCGGCCATTTCTGTGGGCACCACCAAAGGCCAGGGCGAAAGCTATGTGGGCGGTACGGCCATTGATGCCCAGGGCAATACCTACGTGGCGGGTGGTTTTGCGGGGCACCTCCACTTCGGCAGCAAGGAGCTCATCAGTCGGGCCGGCGGCAAGGATGTATTCGTGGCCAAGTTCGATGCGGCGGGCAATACCCTGTGGGCCGTCAGCGCCGGCAGCGACTCCTACGACGATGCCACTGGCCTCGCGCTTGATGGCAAGGGCAACGTGTATATCACCGGCCAGTATTACGGGCAGGCTTTATTCGGCGCCTTTTGGCTCCCCGATGCGCAGGGTGCACGCCCCGGCAATGTATTTGCGGCCAAACTAACCTCATCGGGCAGTTGGGAATGGGCTACGCATGGCGGTGGCGACGGCAATGATCATGGCGCGGCCCTGTACGTGGATGCGGCCGGCAACAGCACGATAGTAGGTGGCTTCAGCAGCTCCACTGCCACCTTCGGCGCTCTACAGGTAACCAACGACCCCACTAACCCCGATGACCAGGACGTTTTTGTGGCCCGGCTTACTCCCTCCGGTGTCTGGGTATCGGCTATGGCCGTGGGCGGCCCTCGAAATGACCAGGCCACCAATGTAGCCCTCGATGCCGCGGGCAATACTTATGTCTGCGGTACTTATTCCAGTGATGGTATCAGGTTCGGTACGCGTGCTCTTGCAAATTCCGGCTCAGCCTTTGGCGATATATTCATTGCTAAACTAGCTCCAACCCGCAGTTGGGAGTGGGCGGCACACGCGGGCGGCACTAACAACGAGACGGCTATGGGCCTCGCCATCGATCCGGACGGTATGGTGTACGTATCGGGCAGCTACACCAGCCCGACTGCTACGTTTGGCCCTGTAAGTCTCGCCAACGGAGGAGCCGCTTCTACCATGGATGTATATGTAGCTTCGCTGGATGCTAGTGGCGCGTGGCGTTGGGCAACCCGCGCGGGCGGCCCCAGCAGCGACTACAGCAGCGGCCTGGTGCTTACCGGCTCTGGCCAGATACTTATCACGGGGGGCTTCATCAGTGCCTCGGTTGGGTTGGGCGCATTTACCTTACCTAACTCTAACGCTACTGCCATTGGCAAGATGGATAGCTACGTAGCCAAGCTCACTACTCAAGGCGAGTGGCAATGGGCCCTTGGCACTTTAGGCCAGGAGGATGAGGAGGCCCGAACCCTGACCCTGGCCCCCGACGGATCGGTGAGCGTAGTAGGTACCTATTGGGGCTCTCCCTCGTTTGGTGCCACTACCCTCGTTGGTAACCCGATGTTCCCCAACGTGTTCCTCGCCAAGGTCTACGACCAGGGCCTACTGGCTTCCCTCACCACCGTAGCCCCCAGCAGCGGTGCGCCAGGCCAGATGGTCACGCTTACGGGCAGCGGTTTTGTGGGCGTTACGGATGTGCTGTTCAACGGCACCCCGGCGGCCAGCTTCACGGTGCAGTCGGCTACCAGCCTGGAGGCTACCGTGCCGGCGGGCGCCACGGCGGGCCCGGTGAGCGTGCGCACCAGCGCGGGCCTGGCTGCCTCAGCAGCCGTGGTGTTTCAGCCTACCGCCGTTACGGCCACCACTCACGCAGCTACCAGCAAGCTGCAGCTTTACCCCAACCCGGCCACCACCTTTGTACACCTGCCAGGACTAGCCGCCGGCAGCCGCGTGCAACTAGTTGATCTGGTAGGCCGTCCGGTGCGCACAGCCATCCTGGCATCCAATGGCCGGGTATCAGTGCAGGGCCTGGCTCCTGGCCTCTATACTTTGCGCGCCACCAACCAACAGGGCCAGCACTTCGCGGGAAAGCTACTAGTAGAATAG
- a CDS encoding BamA/TamA family outer membrane protein, whose protein sequence is MRILLPAMVLWATTFPLAQAQQSAKSSSSISSAGSEETNRPSAPPFKETGTVVVNASQQYQAGKLRTWLLGQNYRQEWQQPVRVPVLQLGTAQGGLQPLKQGGGKQTKSLRLRAANGREYVLRSIEKNTEQVLKEELRNTLAAKVVQDQVSAAHPYAALTIPVLAEAAGVGHTNPELVYVPDDERLGEFRPLFANTLALLEERDPQVPASFTGRALEKNYSTAKVLELLRADSRNRIDQKELIRARLFDVLVADFDRHEDQWRWLAYSLPGGGLLLRAVPRDRDQAYFVNQGLLPNIASRNWAVPAVQGFDGTLRDINTFMFSARFFDRSFLTETTRADWAAVAHDLQARLPDAVLEQAIGRLPDSVYALSGPTIVAKLKSNRDALPAYAEKYYRFLAKEVDIAGSNQAEQFEIQRLNDAQTRVRMYALDPDGQPTGEPLYERTFLTDETREIRLYGHGGPDKMAVTGEAHTSVTVRLIGGDGADVLTDRSRVTGLGHRTVMYDTPTGNTLTLSSESRNRTSPDSLVNAHNRQAFRYPYVGPLLPLAYNPDDGIFLGLGVEFRKPGFRKTPWAAVHRAQANVALGTAAYSFRYQGEFNQVAGPLDLLLRADLQAPNYVRNFFGFGNETPFNKDLGIDYYRVRYNNLTLQTLARRRVGHHQFLAGPQYQRVRVVHTRGRFIEQVPDGNGSAATLFEPRHYAGVKLSHILDTRNNDWRPIKGVFWHTEYTGLRPLNGLARPLSQLTSEAAGYWTPAATPGITLAARVGGTFNFSHYEFFQAATLGGLSTLRGYRRTRFAGENSLYNNLEFRAYLATLNTLLVSAKFGVVGFHDVGRVWLDGEPSDTWHTGYGGGLWLEPFRRVVIVGAYGLSREDRMPVIRLGFHF, encoded by the coding sequence ATGCGGATTCTTTTACCGGCAATGGTCCTTTGGGCTACCACGTTCCCGTTGGCTCAGGCCCAACAGTCAGCAAAATCATCTTCCAGTATATCTTCGGCCGGCTCCGAGGAAACCAACAGGCCTAGTGCGCCTCCTTTCAAGGAGACAGGCACGGTGGTAGTAAACGCAAGCCAGCAGTACCAGGCCGGCAAGCTCCGGACATGGTTGCTGGGCCAGAACTACCGGCAGGAGTGGCAGCAGCCGGTGCGTGTGCCGGTCCTGCAACTGGGCACCGCGCAGGGTGGCCTACAGCCCCTGAAGCAGGGCGGCGGCAAGCAAACCAAATCGCTCAGACTGCGGGCGGCAAACGGCCGCGAGTACGTGCTGCGCTCCATTGAGAAAAACACCGAGCAGGTGCTGAAAGAGGAGCTGCGCAACACGCTGGCCGCCAAAGTAGTGCAGGATCAGGTATCGGCGGCCCACCCCTATGCCGCCCTCACCATCCCTGTTCTGGCCGAAGCGGCCGGCGTAGGTCACACCAACCCCGAGCTGGTGTACGTGCCCGATGATGAGCGCCTGGGCGAGTTCCGGCCCCTTTTTGCCAACACGCTGGCCCTGCTGGAGGAGCGCGACCCGCAGGTACCGGCTTCCTTCACGGGCCGGGCGCTCGAGAAAAACTATAGCACCGCGAAAGTGCTGGAGCTGCTACGCGCCGATTCCAGAAACCGCATCGACCAAAAAGAGCTGATTCGGGCCCGCCTGTTTGATGTGCTGGTGGCCGACTTCGACCGGCACGAGGACCAGTGGCGGTGGCTGGCCTACAGCCTGCCCGGCGGTGGCCTGCTGCTGCGTGCCGTGCCCCGCGACCGGGACCAGGCCTACTTCGTGAACCAGGGGCTGCTGCCCAACATTGCGAGCCGCAACTGGGCCGTGCCCGCCGTGCAGGGCTTCGATGGCACCCTGCGCGACATCAACACCTTCATGTTCAGTGCCCGTTTCTTCGACCGTTCCTTCCTCACGGAAACCACCCGCGCAGACTGGGCAGCCGTAGCCCATGACCTGCAGGCCCGCCTCCCCGATGCCGTGCTGGAACAGGCCATTGGCCGGCTCCCTGACTCCGTGTATGCGCTATCGGGCCCTACCATTGTGGCCAAGCTGAAATCCAACCGCGACGCCCTGCCCGCTTATGCCGAAAAGTACTACCGCTTTCTGGCCAAGGAAGTGGATATAGCAGGCAGCAACCAGGCTGAGCAGTTTGAAATCCAGCGCCTGAACGATGCCCAGACCCGCGTCAGGATGTATGCCCTGGATCCGGATGGGCAGCCCACTGGCGAGCCGCTGTATGAGCGCACCTTTCTGACCGATGAAACCCGGGAAATCAGGCTATACGGCCATGGCGGCCCCGATAAGATGGCTGTGACCGGCGAGGCACACACGAGCGTTACCGTCCGCCTCATAGGCGGCGACGGGGCCGACGTACTTACGGACCGCTCCAGAGTGACTGGCCTAGGCCACCGCACGGTGATGTATGATACACCCACCGGCAACACGCTCACGCTGAGCAGCGAAAGCCGCAACCGCACCTCCCCCGATTCGCTCGTGAATGCGCACAACCGGCAGGCGTTTCGCTATCCGTATGTGGGCCCTTTGCTACCCCTGGCCTACAACCCCGATGATGGCATTTTCCTGGGTCTCGGGGTGGAGTTTCGCAAGCCGGGGTTTCGCAAAACGCCGTGGGCCGCCGTGCACCGGGCGCAGGCCAATGTCGCGCTGGGCACGGCGGCCTACAGCTTCCGCTACCAGGGCGAGTTCAACCAGGTGGCTGGCCCCCTCGATTTGCTGCTCCGCGCCGACTTGCAAGCCCCCAACTACGTGCGCAACTTCTTTGGCTTCGGCAACGAAACCCCGTTTAATAAGGACCTCGGCATCGATTACTACCGCGTGCGCTACAACAACCTGACGCTGCAGACGCTGGCGCGCCGCCGCGTAGGGCATCACCAGTTTTTGGCTGGCCCCCAGTATCAGCGGGTGCGGGTGGTGCATACCCGCGGGCGTTTCATTGAGCAGGTACCCGACGGAAACGGCTCTGCCGCCACCCTATTTGAGCCCCGCCACTATGCCGGAGTTAAGCTCAGCCATATCCTGGATACGCGCAACAACGATTGGCGCCCCATCAAGGGCGTTTTCTGGCACACCGAGTATACTGGCCTACGCCCGCTCAATGGCCTCGCCCGCCCTCTCTCTCAACTCACCTCAGAAGCCGCGGGATACTGGACTCCGGCGGCCACGCCCGGCATTACGCTGGCGGCTCGGGTGGGCGGTACCTTCAACTTCAGCCACTATGAGTTTTTCCAGGCCGCAACCCTGGGCGGACTTTCTACCCTGCGCGGCTACCGCCGTACCCGCTTTGCCGGAGAAAACAGCTTGTACAACAACCTGGAATTCAGGGCTTACCTCGCTACTCTCAACACCTTGTTAGTATCCGCCAAGTTTGGCGTGGTGGGGTTTCATGATGTTGGGCGCGTGTGGCTTGACGGCGAGCCATCCGATACCTGGCACACGGGCTACGGCGGGGGCTTGTGGCTGGAGCCGTTCCGGCGCGTGGTAATCGTCGGGGCATATGGCCTCTCCCGAGAGGACCGCATGCCCGTAATCCGGCTCGGCTTCCACTTTTAA